One window of the Camelina sativa cultivar DH55 chromosome 1, Cs, whole genome shotgun sequence genome contains the following:
- the LOC104789548 gene encoding uncharacterized protein LOC104789548, with translation MAPLYVSASLTSPLPLLSLPLYSPSLNRAVTKSIGCSFVSVQRFPLSRKTRKQLQVVSMAPEEEKLTRRNPLDFPIEWERPKPGRRPDIFPKFSPMKSPLPPPMPYDPPEEDDEEEEKKEEETEDDPDKEDEDQPNNL, from the exons ATGGCGCCGCTTTATGTATCGGCATCGCTTACGTCGCCGTTGCCACTTCTCTCTCTGCCACTATATTCACCGTCGCTAAACAGAGCTGTTACCAAGTCTATTGGTTGCTCTTTCGTCTCCGTTCAACGCTTCCCTCTGAGCCGTAAGACGAGGAAGCAGTTGCAGGTGGTGTCTATGGCTCCTGAGGAAGAGAAGCTCACTCGTCGCAACCCTCTCGATTTCCCTATC GAATGGGAGAGACCAAAGCCAGGGAGGAGACCAGATATATTCCCCAAGTTTAGTCCTATGAAGTCACCGTTGCCTCCTCCAATGCCTTACGATCCTccggaagaagatgatgaagaggaagagaagaaagaagaagaaacagaagacgACCCTGACAAGGAAGACGAGGACCAACCCAATAACCTGTAG